In Pseudomonas lalkuanensis, the following are encoded in one genomic region:
- a CDS encoding YggS family pyridoxal phosphate-dependent enzyme, whose amino-acid sequence MSTIADNIAKVRARIREAAQASGREISSIGLLAVSKTKPADAVREAFAAGVADFGENYLQEALAKQVELTDLALTWHFIGPIQSNKTKSIAEHFHWVHSVDRLKIAERLSAQRPAHLPPLNICLQVNVSGEDSKSGCTPEDLPALAAAVAELPNLRLRGLMAIPEPTEDPAEQHAAFARLRQLQEALNPSLDTLSMGMSHDLEAAIAEGATWVRIGTALFGARDYGQPSH is encoded by the coding sequence ATGTCCACGATAGCAGACAATATTGCAAAGGTTCGCGCGCGTATCCGTGAGGCGGCGCAAGCCTCAGGGCGAGAAATTTCCAGCATCGGCCTGCTGGCCGTGAGCAAGACCAAACCCGCCGACGCCGTCCGCGAAGCCTTCGCCGCCGGGGTGGCCGATTTCGGCGAGAACTACCTGCAGGAAGCACTGGCCAAGCAGGTCGAGCTCACTGACCTTGCGCTGACCTGGCATTTCATCGGCCCGATCCAGTCGAACAAGACCAAATCCATTGCCGAACATTTCCACTGGGTGCACTCGGTGGACCGCCTGAAGATCGCCGAACGCCTCTCCGCCCAGCGCCCCGCGCACCTTCCGCCGCTGAACATCTGCCTGCAGGTCAACGTCAGTGGCGAGGACAGCAAGTCTGGCTGCACCCCGGAGGATCTGCCGGCCCTGGCCGCTGCCGTGGCCGAGCTGCCGAACCTGCGCCTGCGTGGCCTGATGGCGATTCCCGAACCCACCGAAGACCCGGCGGAGCAGCATGCCGCCTTCGCCCGCCTGCGCCAGTTGCAGGAGGCGCTGAACCCCTCGTTGGACACCCTGTCCATGGGCATGAGCCATGACCTGGAAGCGGCCATCGCCGAAGGCGCCACCTGGGTGCGCATCGGCACCGCGCTGTTCGGCGCCCGCGACTACGGCCAGCCCTCGCACTAA
- a CDS encoding trans-sulfuration enzyme family protein — MSQQDDTDPRAFATRVIHAGQAPDPSTGAIMPPIYANSTYAQESPGVHKGLDYGRSHNPTRWALERCVADLEGGAQAFAFASGLAAISTVLELLDSGSHIVASNDLYGGTFRLFERVRRVSAGHRFSFVDFSDIGAIQAAIQDDTRMLWVETPSNPLLRLADLEAIAELCQGRGIILVADNTFASPWVQRPLELGFDLVVHSTTKYLNGHSDVIGGIAIVSADRRCEPLRERLGFLQNAVGAIAGPFDAFLTLRGVKTLALRMERHCHNAQELAYWLEQQPQVARVYYPGLQSHPQHALARRQMQGYGGMISLDLRADLAGTRRFLEAVRIFTLAESLGGVESLIEHPAIMTHASIPAEIRAELGIGDSLVRLSVGVEDVDDLRADLAQALGRV, encoded by the coding sequence ATGAGCCAGCAGGACGACACCGATCCACGCGCCTTCGCCACCCGCGTCATCCACGCCGGCCAGGCCCCGGACCCCTCCACCGGAGCCATCATGCCGCCGATCTACGCCAACTCCACCTATGCCCAGGAAAGTCCCGGCGTGCACAAGGGACTGGATTACGGCCGCTCCCACAACCCTACGCGCTGGGCCCTGGAGCGCTGCGTCGCGGACCTGGAAGGCGGCGCTCAGGCCTTCGCTTTCGCCTCAGGGCTGGCGGCTATTTCCACGGTACTGGAGCTGCTCGACAGCGGGTCCCACATCGTTGCGAGCAATGACCTCTACGGCGGCACCTTCCGCCTGTTCGAGCGGGTGCGGCGAGTCAGCGCCGGGCACAGGTTCAGCTTCGTCGACTTCAGTGATATCGGTGCGATCCAGGCGGCGATCCAGGACGATACCCGCATGCTCTGGGTAGAGACCCCGAGCAACCCGCTGCTGCGCCTGGCCGACCTGGAAGCCATCGCAGAGCTGTGCCAGGGGCGGGGCATCATCCTGGTTGCGGACAACACCTTCGCCAGCCCCTGGGTGCAGCGGCCCCTGGAACTCGGCTTCGACCTGGTGGTGCATTCCACCACCAAGTACCTCAATGGCCACTCCGACGTGATCGGCGGCATCGCCATCGTTTCCGCCGACCGCCGTTGCGAACCGCTGCGCGAGCGCCTGGGCTTCCTGCAGAACGCCGTGGGCGCCATCGCCGGGCCTTTCGACGCCTTTCTCACCCTGCGCGGGGTGAAGACCCTGGCCCTGCGCATGGAGCGCCACTGCCATAACGCCCAGGAACTGGCCTACTGGCTTGAGCAGCAGCCGCAGGTGGCGCGGGTCTACTACCCCGGCTTGCAATCCCATCCCCAGCACGCCCTGGCGCGGCGGCAGATGCAGGGGTACGGCGGCATGATCTCCCTCGACCTGCGGGCCGACCTGGCGGGTACCCGGCGATTTCTCGAGGCGGTGCGCATCTTCACCCTGGCCGAGAGCCTGGGTGGCGTGGAGAGCCTGATCGAGCACCCGGCGATCATGACCCACGCCAGTATCCCGGCGGAGATCCGTGCGGAGCTGGGCATCGGTGACTCGCTGGTGCGGTTGTCGGTGGGGGTGGAGGACGTGGACGACCTGCGCGCGGATCTGGCGCAGGCGCTGGGGAGGGTTTGA
- a CDS encoding AraC family transcriptional regulator — MSTVESDASSFVPLTHSATLRRLLYEALSELGLDPGRVYLGVNQHRRPGPPPVDGRLRHDDAPQFWLAADSLVGDPDIGLHLGEVMKPRLLDVVGYLLLASRDLDEALASFLRFQHILSGGFVAQLRTEGAQARLVIDLNYLGFSSLRQQMECLALLFAKLLGFITDGDFRLEGVQFRHSRPARVSEHQRLFGLLPEFGCEHDALLFPASLLKRPSRTANPELHQMLWRHAEAQLEALAGNDLLNRLRYLLGVRLGEADCSLEACAAELGLGAGGLQRALAEQGSNLRRVRESVQRQRAVELLREGKAMREVARACGFSELSPFYRAFRRWYGMPPEAYRARLNAV, encoded by the coding sequence ATGTCCACCGTCGAATCCGATGCCTCCAGCTTCGTCCCGCTGACTCATTCGGCCACCCTGCGTCGCCTGCTCTACGAAGCGCTGTCCGAGCTTGGCCTCGATCCGGGGCGGGTGTACCTCGGCGTGAACCAGCACCGTCGCCCGGGACCGCCGCCGGTGGACGGCCGCTTGCGGCACGACGATGCGCCGCAGTTCTGGCTGGCCGCTGACTCGTTGGTCGGCGACCCCGATATCGGACTGCATCTGGGCGAGGTCATGAAGCCGCGCTTGCTCGATGTGGTGGGCTACCTGCTGCTGGCCAGCCGTGATCTGGACGAGGCGTTGGCGAGCTTCCTGCGCTTCCAGCACATCCTTTCCGGCGGCTTCGTCGCCCAGCTGCGGACCGAAGGCGCGCAGGCCCGACTGGTGATCGACCTCAACTACCTGGGTTTTTCGTCCCTGCGCCAGCAGATGGAGTGCCTGGCGCTGCTGTTCGCCAAGCTGCTGGGCTTCATCACCGATGGCGATTTCCGCCTGGAGGGCGTGCAGTTCCGCCATTCCCGGCCGGCGCGGGTCAGTGAGCATCAGCGGTTGTTCGGCCTGTTGCCGGAGTTCGGCTGCGAGCACGACGCGCTGCTGTTCCCAGCGTCGCTGCTGAAACGCCCGTCGCGTACCGCCAATCCCGAGCTGCACCAGATGCTCTGGCGCCACGCCGAGGCGCAACTGGAGGCGCTGGCGGGCAATGACCTGCTCAACCGCCTGCGCTACCTGCTGGGGGTTCGCCTCGGTGAGGCGGACTGCTCGCTGGAAGCCTGCGCGGCAGAACTGGGCCTTGGTGCGGGCGGCTTGCAGCGCGCCCTGGCGGAGCAGGGCAGCAACCTGCGCAGGGTCCGTGAGTCGGTGCAGCGGCAGCGTGCAGTGGAGCTGCTGCGGGAGGGCAAGGCGATGCGCGAGGTGGCGCGGGCTTGCGGGTTCTCGGAACTGTCGCCGTTCTATCGGGCCTTTCGCCGGTGGTACGGCATGCCGCCGGAGGCCTATCGGGCGCGGCTGAACGCGGTCTAG
- a CDS encoding NINE protein: MNTRQDTHSKVIGYLLWIFGFLGSHRFYYGKPVTGTIWFFTLGLFFIGWIIDLFLIPAMDREAGLRFNAGQYDYNVAWILLTFLGVFGVHRMYQGKWISGILYLLTGGFFLIGVLYDFWTLNTQVSVLNAR, from the coding sequence ATGAACACCCGTCAGGACACCCACAGCAAGGTCATCGGCTACCTGCTCTGGATTTTCGGATTCCTCGGTTCCCACCGCTTCTACTATGGCAAGCCGGTGACCGGCACCATCTGGTTCTTCACCCTGGGCCTGTTCTTCATCGGCTGGATCATCGACCTGTTCCTGATCCCGGCCATGGACCGCGAGGCTGGCCTGCGCTTCAACGCCGGCCAGTACGACTACAACGTCGCCTGGATCCTGCTGACCTTCCTCGGCGTCTTCGGCGTGCACCGCATGTACCAGGGCAAGTGGATCAGCGGCATCCTCTACCTGCTTACCGGCGGCTTCTTCCTGATCGGCGTGCTCTACGACTTCTGGACCCTGAACACCCAGGTGTCGGTGCTCAACGCGCGCTAA
- the pilT gene encoding type IV pilus twitching motility protein PilT: MDITELLAFSAKQGASDLHLSAGLPPMIRVDGDVRRINLPALDHKQVHALIYDIMNDKQRKDFEEFLETDFSFEVPGVARFRVNAFNQNRGAGAVFRTIPSKVLSMEDLGMGEIFKKISDVPRGLVLVTGPTGSGKSTTLAAMLDYLNSTKYHHILTVEDPIEFVHESKKCLINQREVHRDTLGFNEALRSALREDPDIILVGEMRDLETIRLALTAAETGHLVFGTLHTTSAAKTIDRVVDVFPAEEKAMVRSMLSESLQSVISQTLLKKIGGGRVAAHEIMIGTPAIRNLIREDKVAQMYSAIQTGGSLGMQTLDMCLKGLVAKGLVSRESAREKAKSPENF, translated from the coding sequence ATGGATATTACTGAGTTGCTTGCCTTCAGCGCCAAGCAGGGCGCTTCGGACCTGCATCTCTCGGCCGGCCTGCCACCTATGATTCGCGTCGATGGCGACGTGCGCCGGATCAACCTGCCGGCCCTGGACCACAAGCAGGTCCACGCGCTGATCTACGACATCATGAACGACAAGCAGCGCAAGGATTTCGAGGAATTCCTCGAGACCGACTTCTCCTTCGAAGTCCCTGGCGTCGCGCGTTTCCGGGTCAACGCCTTCAACCAGAACCGCGGCGCCGGCGCCGTGTTCCGTACCATTCCCTCCAAGGTCCTGAGCATGGAAGACCTGGGGATGGGCGAGATCTTCAAGAAGATTTCCGATGTTCCGCGCGGCCTGGTGCTGGTCACCGGCCCCACCGGTTCGGGCAAGTCCACCACCCTGGCGGCCATGCTCGATTACCTGAACAGCACCAAGTACCACCACATCCTCACCGTGGAAGACCCGATCGAATTCGTCCACGAGTCGAAAAAGTGCCTGATCAACCAGCGGGAAGTGCACCGCGACACCCTCGGTTTCAACGAAGCCCTTCGTTCGGCCCTGCGTGAAGACCCGGACATCATCCTGGTGGGCGAGATGCGCGACCTGGAAACCATCCGCCTGGCACTGACCGCAGCGGAAACCGGTCACCTGGTATTCGGCACCCTGCACACCACCTCCGCGGCCAAGACCATCGACCGCGTGGTCGACGTGTTCCCCGCCGAGGAAAAGGCCATGGTCCGCTCCATGCTTTCCGAATCCCTCCAGTCGGTGATCTCCCAGACCCTGCTGAAGAAGATCGGCGGCGGCCGGGTGGCGGCCCACGAGATCATGATCGGCACCCCGGCCATCCGTAACCTGATTCGCGAAGACAAGGTGGCGCAGATGTACTCCGCCATCCAGACGGGCGGCTCGCTCGGCATGCAGACCCTCGACATGTGCCTCAAGGGCCTGGTCGCCAAGGGCCTGGTCAGCCGCGAGAGCGCGCGGGAAAAGGCCAAGAGCCCGGAAAACTTCTGA
- a CDS encoding YggT family protein: protein MTGLNTAAIYVIQTLGSLYLLIVLLRFILQLVRADFYNPLSQFVVRATKPLLNPLRKIIPGFGGLDLASLVLAILVQLLLMVVTLTLMGYGVGGYLLQLLIWSIIGVTSLFLKVFFFALIISVILSWVAPGSYNPGAQLVNQICEPLLMPFRKLLPNLGGLDISPIFAFIALKLLDMLVIGNLAAMTGMPQILSPFL from the coding sequence ATGACCGGACTCAACACCGCAGCCATCTATGTGATCCAGACCCTCGGCAGCCTCTACCTGCTGATCGTCCTGCTGCGCTTCATCCTGCAACTGGTGCGCGCCGACTTCTACAACCCGCTGAGCCAGTTCGTGGTGCGCGCCACCAAGCCGCTGCTCAACCCGCTGCGCAAGATCATCCCCGGCTTCGGCGGCCTGGATCTCGCGTCCCTGGTGCTGGCCATCCTGGTCCAGCTGCTGCTGATGGTCGTCACCCTGACCCTCATGGGCTACGGCGTCGGCGGCTACCTGCTGCAACTGCTGATCTGGTCCATCATCGGCGTCACCTCGCTGTTCCTGAAGGTGTTCTTCTTCGCCCTGATCATCAGCGTGATCCTGTCCTGGGTCGCGCCGGGCAGCTACAACCCCGGCGCACAGCTGGTGAACCAGATCTGCGAACCGCTGCTGATGCCGTTCCGCAAGCTACTGCCCAACCTTGGCGGCCTGGATATTTCGCCGATCTTCGCCTTCATTGCGCTGAAACTGCTGGACATGCTGGTGATCGGCAACCTGGCCGCCATGACCGGCATGCCGCAGATCCTCAGCCCGTTCCTCTGA
- a CDS encoding penicillin acylase family protein has protein sequence MKRTLTVLAVVIAAAAGGAAWYSESKKPVRDGELAIAHLQAPVTVRYDERGVPHIQAANEADLYRALGFVHAQDRLFQMEMLRRLARGELAEVLGARLVDTDRLFRTLGIRAHADEYARKMDQDSPATRALQAYLDGINQYQASRPAPVEFDLLGIEKRPFTIADTLSVAGYMAYSFAAAFRTEPVITYVRDELGADYLKAFDLHWHPEGVIGQPLAKGDWQDLNKLAHLSQQALIEAGLPQFEGSNAWAVSGSRTASGKPLLAGDPHIRFAVPAVWYEAQLSYPGFELYGHHQALNPVASLGHNRQFAWSLTMFQNDDLDLIAEKSNPDNPNQVWYQGQWVNLESREETIQVKDGEPVKLTLRRSPHGPIINDALGAAAGKTPIAMWWAFLETENPILDAFYQLNRADSLDKARAAAEKIHSPGLNVIWANAAGDIGWWAAAKLPQRPDGVNPYFILDGSTSEADKPGYLPFSANPHEENPERGFIVSANYQPLSPTGVAIPGYYNLPDRGVRLNQLLAQPGVKWDVQNSQALQLDTTTGYGPRLLAPILGDLRAAAANDAERALVEQLAGWTGDHPLDSAAATLFNQLTFELANAMMRDELGDAFFDSLLQTRILDSALPRLTSDPASPWWDKRDTPQKEGRAEVVKAAWQASLAHLKKTLGEDSAKWQWGNGHTLTHSHPLGQQKPLNQLFNVGPFAAPGGHEVPNNLSHRVGPAPWEVFHGPSTRRLVDMADAEHALGINPVGQSGVPFDRHYKDQAEAYIRGEYVPMHFAEDEVKANSQETLVLKPGN, from the coding sequence ATGAAACGCACCCTGACTGTCCTGGCCGTCGTCATTGCAGCGGCCGCCGGCGGCGCCGCCTGGTACAGCGAGAGCAAGAAACCCGTGCGCGATGGCGAGCTTGCCATCGCCCACCTCCAGGCCCCGGTGACCGTGCGCTACGACGAGCGCGGCGTGCCGCACATCCAGGCCGCCAACGAAGCCGACCTGTATCGCGCCCTGGGCTTCGTCCATGCCCAGGACCGCCTGTTCCAGATGGAAATGCTGCGCCGGCTCGCCCGTGGCGAGCTGGCCGAAGTGCTCGGTGCCCGCCTGGTGGACACCGATCGCCTGTTCCGCACCCTGGGGATTCGCGCCCACGCCGACGAGTACGCCCGCAAGATGGACCAGGACAGCCCGGCCACCAGGGCCCTGCAGGCCTACCTCGACGGCATCAACCAGTACCAGGCCAGCCGCCCGGCACCGGTGGAGTTCGACCTGCTGGGCATCGAGAAACGCCCCTTCACGATTGCCGACACCCTTTCCGTCGCCGGCTACATGGCCTACAGCTTCGCCGCCGCGTTCCGCACCGAACCGGTCATCACCTACGTGCGCGACGAACTGGGCGCCGATTACCTGAAGGCCTTCGACCTCCACTGGCACCCCGAAGGCGTGATCGGCCAGCCGCTGGCCAAGGGCGATTGGCAGGACCTCAACAAGCTCGCGCACCTCAGCCAGCAAGCCCTGATCGAAGCCGGCCTGCCGCAGTTCGAGGGCAGCAACGCCTGGGCCGTATCCGGCAGCCGCACCGCCAGCGGCAAGCCGCTGCTGGCCGGCGACCCGCATATCCGCTTTGCCGTGCCAGCGGTGTGGTACGAGGCGCAGCTGAGCTATCCGGGCTTCGAACTCTACGGCCACCACCAGGCCCTGAACCCGGTCGCGTCCCTCGGGCACAACCGCCAGTTCGCCTGGAGCCTGACCATGTTCCAGAACGACGACCTCGACCTGATCGCCGAAAAGAGCAATCCGGACAACCCGAATCAGGTCTGGTACCAGGGCCAGTGGGTGAACCTGGAAAGCCGCGAGGAAACCATCCAGGTCAAGGACGGCGAACCGGTGAAGCTGACCCTGCGCCGCTCGCCCCACGGCCCCATCATCAACGACGCCCTGGGCGCTGCCGCCGGCAAGACGCCCATCGCCATGTGGTGGGCCTTCCTGGAAACCGAGAACCCCATCCTCGACGCCTTCTACCAGCTCAACCGCGCCGACAGCCTGGACAAGGCCCGCGCCGCCGCCGAAAAGATCCATTCCCCCGGCCTCAACGTGATCTGGGCCAACGCCGCCGGCGACATCGGCTGGTGGGCGGCGGCGAAACTGCCGCAACGCCCGGACGGCGTGAATCCCTACTTCATCCTCGACGGCAGCACCAGCGAGGCCGACAAACCCGGCTACCTGCCCTTCAGTGCCAACCCCCACGAGGAAAACCCCGAGCGCGGCTTCATCGTCTCGGCCAACTACCAGCCGCTGTCGCCCACGGGCGTCGCCATTCCGGGCTACTACAACCTGCCGGATCGCGGCGTGCGCCTGAACCAGTTGCTGGCCCAGCCGGGCGTGAAGTGGGATGTGCAGAACAGCCAGGCGTTGCAGCTGGACACCACCACCGGCTATGGCCCGCGCCTGCTCGCCCCCATCCTGGGTGACCTGCGCGCGGCGGCGGCCAACGATGCCGAGCGCGCCCTGGTGGAGCAACTGGCCGGCTGGACGGGCGACCATCCGCTGGACTCCGCCGCAGCCACGCTGTTCAACCAGCTCACCTTCGAACTGGCCAACGCGATGATGCGCGACGAGCTGGGCGATGCCTTCTTCGACAGCCTGCTGCAAACGCGCATCCTCGACTCCGCCCTGCCGCGCCTGACCAGCGACCCGGCATCGCCCTGGTGGGACAAGCGCGATACGCCGCAGAAGGAAGGCCGCGCGGAGGTGGTCAAGGCCGCCTGGCAGGCCAGCCTCGCGCACCTGAAGAAGACCCTGGGCGAGGACAGCGCGAAATGGCAATGGGGCAATGGCCACACCCTGACCCACAGCCATCCGCTGGGGCAGCAGAAGCCGCTGAACCAGCTGTTCAATGTCGGCCCCTTCGCCGCGCCGGGTGGTCACGAGGTACCCAACAACCTGTCCCACCGCGTCGGCCCGGCGCCCTGGGAAGTGTTCCACGGCCCCTCGACGCGCCGGCTGGTGGACATGGCCGACGCCGAGCATGCCCTGGGCATCAACCCGGTCGGCCAGAGCGGCGTGCCGTTTGACCGTCACTACAAGGACCAGGCCGAGGCCTACATACGCGGCGAATACGTGCCGATGCACTTTGCCGAGGATGAGGTGAAGGCCAATAGCCAGGAGACGCTGGTGTTGAAACCGGGCAACTGA
- a CDS encoding pyridoxal-phosphate dependent enzyme: MNSVKDVRPAVLDLIGNTPLVRVTRFDTGLCTLFLKLESQNPGGSIKDRIGVAMINSAERDGRLKPGGTIVEATAGNTGLGLALVGRAKGYRVVLVVPDKMSTEKVLHLKAMGAEVHITRSDVGKGHPDYYQDLAGRLAAQIPGAFFADQFNNPANPLAHESTTGPEIWQQTGQDVDAIVVGVGSAGTLTGLTRYFRRVQPALEMVLADPVGSVMAEYVRSGTLGAVGSWAVEGIGEDFVPSIADLSSVRHAYSISDEESFAHARELLRVEGIPGGSSTGTLLAAALRYCREQKTPKRVVSFVCDTGTRYLSKVYNDQWMTDQGLLARKRYGDLRDIIARRYEDGRVISVGPDDTLLTAFQRMRLADVSQLPVLRDGDLVGVVDESDILLGVHADATHFRQPVASVMTTRLETLAPDASLAELQEELDRGLVAIIADTSGFHGLITRSDLLNHLRRTLA, encoded by the coding sequence ATGAACAGTGTCAAAGATGTTCGTCCCGCAGTCCTCGACCTGATCGGCAACACTCCGCTGGTGCGGGTCACCCGCTTCGATACCGGCCTCTGTACCCTGTTCCTGAAACTCGAATCCCAGAACCCCGGCGGTTCGATCAAGGACCGCATCGGCGTTGCCATGATCAACAGCGCCGAACGTGATGGCCGGCTCAAGCCTGGCGGCACCATAGTCGAGGCGACCGCCGGCAACACCGGCCTGGGCCTGGCCCTGGTGGGCCGCGCCAAGGGCTACCGGGTAGTGCTGGTGGTGCCGGACAAGATGTCCACCGAGAAGGTGCTGCACCTGAAAGCCATGGGTGCCGAGGTGCACATCACCCGCTCCGATGTCGGCAAGGGGCACCCCGATTACTACCAGGATCTGGCCGGCCGCCTGGCCGCGCAGATTCCCGGCGCCTTCTTCGCCGACCAGTTCAACAACCCGGCCAATCCCCTGGCCCACGAGAGCACCACCGGCCCGGAGATCTGGCAGCAGACCGGGCAGGACGTGGACGCCATCGTCGTCGGCGTCGGCTCCGCCGGTACCCTCACCGGCCTGACCCGCTATTTTCGCCGGGTGCAGCCGGCCCTGGAGATGGTCCTGGCTGACCCGGTGGGTTCGGTGATGGCCGAGTACGTGCGCAGCGGGACCCTGGGCGCGGTCGGCTCCTGGGCGGTGGAAGGCATAGGCGAGGACTTCGTGCCGTCCATCGCGGACCTGTCCAGCGTGCGCCATGCCTATTCCATCAGCGACGAGGAGAGCTTCGCCCACGCCCGCGAACTGTTGCGCGTCGAGGGCATCCCCGGAGGGTCGTCCACGGGCACCCTGCTGGCGGCGGCGCTGCGTTACTGCCGCGAGCAGAAGACGCCGAAGCGGGTGGTCAGCTTCGTCTGCGATACCGGCACCCGCTACCTGTCGAAGGTCTACAACGACCAGTGGATGACCGACCAGGGCCTGCTGGCGCGCAAGCGCTACGGCGACCTGCGCGACATCATCGCGCGGCGCTACGAGGACGGCCGGGTGATCAGCGTGGGACCGGACGACACCCTTCTCACTGCCTTCCAGCGCATGCGCCTGGCGGATGTTTCGCAATTGCCGGTGCTGCGGGACGGGGATCTGGTGGGGGTGGTGGACGAATCGGACATCCTGCTCGGCGTGCACGCCGACGCCACGCACTTCCGCCAGCCGGTGGCGAGCGTCATGACTACGCGTCTGGAGACCCTGGCACCGGATGCCAGCCTCGCCGAACTGCAGGAAGAGCTCGACCGCGGCCTGGTCGCGATCATCGCCGACACCTCCGGATTCCACGGCCTCATAACCCGCTCCGACCTGCTCAATCACCTGCGGAGGACCCTTGCATGA
- a CDS encoding PilT/PilU family type 4a pilus ATPase translates to MEFEKLMRLMVEKGGSDLFITAGVPPSMKVNGKIMPVTKNPMSPEMTRETVLGVMNEQQRRDFAEHHECNFAISARGIGRFRVSAFYQRNLVGMVLRRIETTIPTIDELKLPEILKKLALTKRGLVLFVGATGTGKSTSLAAMIGHRNKNSSGHIISIEDPIEFIHQHQSCIVTQREVGIDTESFEVALKNTLRQAPDVILIGEVRTRETMDHAIAFAETGHLCLATLHANNANQALDRIINFFPADRQQQVWMDLSLNLKAIVAQQLVPTPDGKGRRAVIEVLINTPLAADLIRKGEVHELKALMKRSSEHGMQTFDQALYNLYSQGEITYEDALLYADSANDLRLMIKLGSETDGEHLQHMSDGLSLQVSEEDPGRRFR, encoded by the coding sequence ATGGAATTCGAGAAACTGATGCGCCTGATGGTGGAAAAAGGCGGTTCCGACCTCTTCATCACGGCGGGTGTGCCGCCGTCGATGAAGGTCAACGGCAAGATCATGCCGGTGACCAAGAACCCCATGTCGCCGGAAATGACGCGGGAAACCGTGCTGGGCGTGATGAACGAGCAGCAGCGCCGTGACTTCGCCGAGCACCACGAATGCAACTTCGCCATCAGCGCGCGGGGCATCGGGCGTTTCCGTGTCAGCGCCTTCTACCAGCGCAACCTGGTGGGCATGGTGCTGCGCCGGATCGAGACCACCATCCCTACCATCGATGAGCTGAAACTGCCGGAAATCCTCAAGAAGCTGGCACTGACCAAGCGCGGCCTGGTGCTCTTCGTCGGCGCCACCGGCACCGGCAAGTCCACCTCCCTGGCGGCGATGATCGGCCACCGCAACAAGAACAGCAGCGGCCACATCATTTCCATCGAAGACCCGATCGAATTCATCCACCAGCACCAGAGCTGCATCGTCACCCAGCGTGAAGTGGGCATCGACACCGAGTCCTTCGAAGTGGCCCTGAAGAACACCCTGCGCCAGGCGCCGGACGTGATCCTGATCGGCGAGGTGCGGACCCGCGAGACCATGGACCACGCCATCGCCTTCGCCGAAACCGGCCACCTGTGCCTGGCCACCCTGCACGCCAACAATGCCAACCAGGCGCTGGACCGCATCATCAACTTCTTCCCCGCCGACCGGCAGCAGCAGGTGTGGATGGACCTTTCGCTGAACCTCAAGGCCATCGTCGCCCAGCAACTGGTGCCGACTCCGGACGGCAAGGGCCGCCGCGCGGTGATCGAAGTGCTGATCAACACCCCGCTGGCCGCCGACCTGATCCGCAAGGGCGAGGTACACGAACTCAAGGCCCTGATGAAGCGCTCCTCCGAGCACGGCATGCAGACCTTCGACCAGGCGCTCTACAACCTCTATTCCCAGGGCGAGATCACCTACGAAGACGCCCTGCTCTACGCCGACTCGGCGAACGACCTGCGCCTGATGATCAAGCTCGGCTCGGAAACCGATGGCGAGCACCTGCAGCACATGAGCGACGGCCTGTCGCTGCAGGTGTCGGAAGAAGACCCGGGGCGCCGCTTCCGCTAA
- the proC gene encoding pyrroline-5-carboxylate reductase codes for MSTPRIAFIGAGNMAASLIGGLRAQGVAADHIRASDPGAEQRAKISAEHGIDVVESNADAVQGADVVVLATKPQVMKAVCQALAPSLKDGQLVVSIAAGITCASLAAWLGARPIVRCMPNTPALVGLGASGLYANAEVTAAQREQAEQLLSAVGIALWLEEEKLIDAVTAVSGSGPAYFFLLMEAMTAAGEKLGLPRATAEQLTLQTALGAARMAVSSDVDAAELRRRVTSPNGTTEAAIKTFQAGGFEALVQQALNAADRRSAELAEQLGQ; via the coding sequence ATGAGCACTCCCCGCATTGCATTCATCGGCGCCGGCAACATGGCCGCCAGCCTGATCGGCGGCCTGCGCGCCCAGGGCGTCGCCGCCGACCACATCCGCGCCAGCGATCCCGGCGCCGAGCAGCGCGCGAAGATCAGCGCCGAGCACGGCATCGACGTGGTGGAAAGCAACGCCGACGCCGTGCAAGGCGCCGACGTGGTGGTCCTGGCGACCAAGCCGCAGGTCATGAAGGCGGTCTGCCAGGCCCTGGCACCCAGCCTGAAGGATGGCCAGCTGGTGGTTTCCATCGCCGCCGGCATCACCTGCGCCAGCCTGGCCGCCTGGCTCGGCGCGCGCCCGATCGTGCGCTGCATGCCCAACACCCCGGCTCTGGTAGGCCTGGGCGCGAGCGGCCTTTACGCCAACGCCGAGGTCACTGCCGCCCAGCGCGAGCAGGCCGAGCAGCTGCTGTCCGCCGTGGGCATCGCCCTCTGGCTGGAGGAAGAGAAACTGATCGACGCCGTGACCGCTGTTTCCGGTAGCGGCCCGGCCTACTTCTTCCTGCTGATGGAAGCCATGACCGCCGCTGGCGAAAAACTCGGACTGCCCCGCGCCACCGCCGAGCAGCTGACCCTGCAGACCGCCCTGGGCGCCGCGCGCATGGCGGTTTCCAGCGACGTCGACGCCGCCGAGCTGCGCCGCCGCGTCACCTCGCCCAACGGCACCACCGAAGCGGCGATCAAGACTTTCCAGGCCGGCGGCTTCGAAGCCCTGGTGCAACAGGCCCTGAACGCCGCCGACCGGCGTTCGGCCGAGCTGGCCGAACAACTGGGCCAATAA